CCTCTCGCCTTCAACCCCTTCATCACATTCTTAGTATCAAAAATCACCTTCGCATTTTTCTGCACAAACTCATAATCAACCTTGGTATGAGCTGTCGTGATAACAACCAAATCCGCCCCTTTAATCAGCTGCGCAGTCAAAGCTTTCTCCCCTTTCTTGGCATTTCCTTTATGCTTATACTCAGGAACATACGGATCATAATACACAACCTTGGAACCCACCTTCTCAAACTCCTCAATCACTCTAATAGCGGGACTCTCACGATAGTCATCTATGTCCTGTTTGTAAGCAACGCCCAGCACAAGAACCTTTGCACCATTAAGCGCCTTCTTAAATCTGTTAAGAATAGCACCGGCACGTTCAACGCAATACTCTGGCATCCTGTCATTTATCATCATAGAAGACTCAATCATAGAGGTATGGAAACCATACTCGCGCGCCTTCCAGCTCAGATAATAAGGGTCCAGCGGAATGCAATGGCCGCCAAGACCCGGGCCCGGATAAAACGGCGTAAAGCCAAATGGCTTAGTCTTAGCCGCTTCAATAACTTCCCAAAGATTAATATTCATCTTGTGGCAAAGCATTGCCATCTCATTAATCAAACCAATGTTGATATTCCTGTAAGTATTCTCCAAAATCTTATCCATCTCAGCGACAGCCGGACTGCTGACGCGATAAACCTTCCCCTCCAGAACTGCCTCATACATAGCAGCTATCACCTCCTGCGCATCTTGCCCGATTGCCCCTACTACCTTTGGAGTATTCTTTGTTTTATAAATTAAATTACCCGGGTCAACACGCTCCGGCGAGAATCCCAGGTAAAAATCTTTTCCGCACTTTAATCCGCTCTGTTCCAAAATTGGCTTAAGCAACTCCTCTGTTGTACCGGGATAAGTTGTTGATTCCAAGACAACCATCATGTTTGGATGAATGTACTTTGGCGATAGACTCAGTTGATGACTTAACATAACTAATGTCCGGCTGCTGGTGGTCATCCAAAGGTGTTGGAACACAGATAGCTACAAAGTCCACATCTTTAATGAAAGAGAAATCTTCCGTAGCTTTTAAACGGCCTTCCTTCACAAGTTTCTTAAGGTCAGCGTTTACCACGTCTCCAATGTAGTTATGTCCTGCATTGACCATGTCAACTTTGGACTTCTGCATATCAAAGCCAATGGTCTTGAACCCCGCTTTAGCCTTCTCAACGGCCAGCGGCAGTCCAACGTAGCCGAGGCCTACGACGCCAGCTACAATTTTACGCTCTGCAATTTTTTTCAGAAGCAGTTGCTTCATGCTTGAACTGACCAGAAATTTTCTTCTGTGCACCAGAACTTTTTTCATAGAACTAGAAACCTTTTCTCTCCCCTCTTCCCCTCCGGGCAAATCAAAAGCCTGCCGTAATCTGTCGCGAAAAAAACAGATACAGCCCCATAATCACCAGAACTGCC
The window above is part of the Bacteroidales bacterium genome. Proteins encoded here:
- a CDS encoding NAD(P)-binding domain-containing protein, translated to MKKVLVHRRKFLVSSSMKQLLLKKIAERKIVAGVVGLGYVGLPLAVEKAKAGFKTIGFDMQKSKVDMVNAGHNYIGDVVNADLKKLVKEGRLKATEDFSFIKDVDFVAICVPTPLDDHQQPDISYVKSSTESIAKVHSSKHDGCLGINNLSRYNRGVA
- a CDS encoding nucleotide sugar dehydrogenase; its protein translation is MMVVLESTTYPGTTEELLKPILEQSGLKCGKDFYLGFSPERVDPGNLIYKTKNTPKVVGAIGQDAQEVIAAMYEAVLEGKVYRVSSPAVAEMDKILENTYRNINIGLINEMAMLCHKMNINLWEVIEAAKTKPFGFTPFYPGPGLGGHCIPLDPYYLSWKAREYGFHTSMIESSMMINDRMPEYCVERAGAILNRFKKALNGAKVLVLGVAYKQDIDDYRESPAIRVIEEFEKVGSKVVYYDPYVPEYKHKGNAKKGEKALTAQLIKGADLVVITTAHTKVDYEFVQKNAKVIFDTKNVMKGLKARG